A single window of Populus nigra chromosome 17, ddPopNigr1.1, whole genome shotgun sequence DNA harbors:
- the LOC133676819 gene encoding UDP-glycosyltransferase 71K1-like produces the protein MKKTQLVFVPGLGFGHLVSAVQLAKMVLERNDSFLITMLAIHNPFSGSISKNTESLASIHTEIRFIEIPETIPAPPPEALAVGPASAYTSYINDHKTLVKDTIVNLVMAQNPTPIASVVVDMFCTAFIDVAKELGVPSHVFYTSDAAFLATMFYLSDREDKGEPKFSPTDPDYIIPCYSNPVPYRVMPLLHTDVDYKAFANHGRQFKDSNGIIVNTFSEAESHAVSALLARDDIPPIFNVGPLIDHKGKSLSRSDAVKRDEILKWLDDQPEKSVVFLCFGSGGGFDEAQLKEIAIGLERSGHRFLWSIRLKPSKGKLQASFFDNYGEILPQGFLERTKNIGMLCGWAPQVEILAHKAVGAFVSHCGWNSTLEALWYAVPIITWPLYAEQHMNAFQLVKDLGLAVELTLDFRRDCPTDFVKAEVITKAVKTMMEQGGELRNKAKETSEMAKKAVMEGGSSYVAFGNLIDQWLGSKP, from the coding sequence atgaagaaaacacaGCTAGTCTTTGTCCCTGGACTTGGATTTGGCCACCTTGTATCAGCTGTTCAGTTAGCAAAGATGGTTCTTGAGAGAAATGACAGTTTCTTGATAACCATGCTTGCCATCCACAATCCATTTTCCGGTAGCATAAGCAAGAACACCGAATCGCTTGCTTCAATTCATACAGAAATCAGGTTCATTGAAATTCCTGAGACCATACCTGCACCTCCTCCAGAAGCTTTAGCTGTAGGCCCTGCAAGTGCTTATACTTCTTAcatcaatgatcacaaaacCCTTGTAAAAGATACTATTGTTAACCTAGTCATGGCCCAAAACCCTACACCAATTGCTAGTGTTGTTGTTGATATGTTTTGCACTGCCTTTATTGATGTTGCCAAAGAACTTGGGGTCCCTTCTCATGTTTTTTACACTTCTGATGCTGCCTTTCTTGCCACGATGTTTTACCTTTCAGATAGAGAGGACAAGGGTGAGCCTAAGTTTAGCCCTACTGACCCTGACTATATCATCCCCTGTTATTCAAATCCAGTGCCTTACCGTGTTATGCCGTTATTGCACACCGATGTGGATTATAAGGCTTTTGCAAACCATGGAAGACAGTTTAAGGACTCAAACGGTATCATTGTTAACACATTTTCAGAAGCTGAGTCTCATGCAGTTAGTGCTCTTTTGGCCAGAGATGATATACCACCAATTTTCAATGTTGGGCCATTGATTGATCACAAGGGAAAGAGTCTGTCAAGATCGGATGCCGTCAAGCGTGACGAGATCTTGAAATGGCTTGATGATCAACCTGAAAAATCAGTGGTATTCTTGTGCTTCGGAAGTGGAGGAGGCTTTGATGAAGCTCAGTTGAAAGAAATTGCAATCGGGCTCGAGAGGAGTGGACATAGGTTCTTATGGTCCATTCGGTTGAAACCCTCCAAGGGGAAGCTGCAAGCTAGTTTTTTTGACAACTATGGAGAGATCTTGCCACAGGGATTCTTGGAAAGAACTAAAAACATTGGGATGCTATGTGGATGGGCACCACAAGTAGAAATCTTGGCACATAAAGCAGTAGGCGCTTTCGTATCACACTGTGGATGGAACTCAACTTTGGAGGCCTTGTGGTATGCTGTGCCTATTATAACTTGGCCATTATATGCTGAGCAACACATGAATGCATTTCAGCTGGTGAAAGACTTGGGATTAGCAGTGGAATTGACGTTGGATTTTAGGAGAGATTGTCCTACAGATTTTGTGAAGGCGGAGGTGATAACAAAAGCTGTGAAAACCATGATGGAACAAGGTGGTGAACTTAGGAATAAGGCCAAAGAAACCAGTGAAATGGCGAAGAAAGCTGTGATGGAGGGTGGATCTTCGTATGTTGCTTTTGGAAACTTGATTGATCAGTGGTTAGGAAGCAAACCTTGA